One stretch of Procambarus clarkii isolate CNS0578487 chromosome 35, FALCON_Pclarkii_2.0, whole genome shotgun sequence DNA includes these proteins:
- the LOC123768476 gene encoding ATP-dependent RNA helicase Ddx1 isoform X1, with protein sequence MAAFEEMGVLPEIAKAVEEMDWTLPTDVQNEAVPLILGGGDVLMAAETGSGKTGAFCLPILQIVWESLKDIQLGKTSKVTKEISPLWLMSFFDRDAGMAVTPDGLRCQSRDPKTWQGARCTKGVTGKGKYYYEAVVSDEGLCRVGWATPQAALDLGTCKSGFGFGGTGKKSNCKQFDDYGESFGLRDVIGCYLNLDAMEMHYSKNGTDLGKAFTLRSEFKNAVFHPAVVLKNAEMSFNFGATEFKHPPKAGYVAVSQASKDCTVSSGVKGGGDKPQKLQNNAPHAVIIEPSRELAEQTLKQVQMFRKHLDNPVVRDLLVVGGIPVKEQIAALNAGVDIVCGTPGRLEDLINTGQLSLQSCKFFVLDEADGLLKQGHERLINNIYNSIPKITSEGKRLQMVVCSATLHSFEVKRMAERLMHFPTWVDLKGEDAVPETVHHVVVTIDPRTDSSWSNLRRHLQTDGVHVKDGVRPGNNTPETLSEAVKLLKGEYCIKAIDTHKMDQALIFCRTKLDCDNLERYFNQIGGGANNRGNPYSCVCLHGDRKPNERKANLQKFKDGGVKFLICTDVAARGIDVGGLPFIVNVTLPDEKSNYVHRIGRVGRAERMGLAISLVAAVPEKVWYHGEWCSTRGRNCFNTRLTTEGGCCVWYNEPQYLADIEEHLGVTIQQVDQEMKVPVDEFDGKVIYGEKRANVGSGYQTHVEQLAPAVQELACLETQTQVIYLKRQYGKEYPWTR encoded by the exons ATGGCAGCTTTTGAAG AAATGGGTGTACTCCCAGAAATAGCTAAGGCTGTAGAAGAGATGGATTGGAC GTTGCCAACGGATGTCCAGAATGAGGCAGTCCCACTTATTTTGGGAGGTGGGGATGTGCTCATGGCAGCTGAAACAGGCAGTGGCAAGACTGGTGCTTTCTGTCTTCCCATCCTACAAATTGTCTGGGAATCACTTAAGGATATTCAGCTTGGCAAGACTTCAAAAGTTACTAAAGAAATAT ctcctctctggTTGATGAGCTTCTTTGACCGTGACGCAGGAATGGCTGTGACACCTGATGGCTTGCGGTGCCAGTCACGGGATCCTAAAACATGGCAGGGTGCCCGTTGCACCAAGGGTGTCACTGGCAAGGGAAAATATTACTATGAAGCCGTTGTGTCGGATGAAGGGTTGTGTCGTGTCGGGTGGGCAACTCCTCAG GCAGCATTAGATCTTGGAACATGTAAATCGGGATTTGGATTTGGAGGCACTGGAAAAAAGTCTAATTGCAAGCAGTTTGACGACTATGGTGAATCTTTTGGCCTCAGGGATGTGATTGGTTGCTATCTCAACCTGGATGCCATGGAGATGCATTACAGCAAAAATGGCACTGATTTAGGTAAAGCTTTCACATTACGAAGTGAATTCAAGAATGCTGTCTTCCATCCAGCTGTAGTTTTGAAG AATGCCGAGATGTCTTTCAATTTTGGCGCAACAGAGTTCAAGCACCCACCTAAAGCGGGATACGTAGCAGTGTCTCAGGCCAGCAAGGACTGTACTGTGAGCTCAGGTGTGAAGGGAGGTGGAGACAAGCCACAAAAGCTTCAGAACAATGCTCCACACGCTGTCATTATTGAG CCTTCAAGAGAACTCGCAGAACAGACCCTAAAACAGGTTCAAATGTTTCGTAAACATCTAGATAATCCAGTGGTTCGTGACcttcttgttgttggtggtatacCCGTGAAGGAGCAAATAGCAGCACTCAATGCAGGTGTGGATATTGTTTGTGGTACTCCAGGACGCTTGGAAGATCTTATTAATACCGGACAACTCTCTCTCCAGTCTTGCAAATTCTTTGTGTTGGATGAGGCTGATGGCCTTCTTAAACAG GGCCATGAGCGTCTCATCAATAACATCTACAACTCCATACCCAAAATCACATCTGAAGGCAAGAGACTCCAGATGGTGGTCTGTTCTGCCACCCTACATTCCTTTGAAGTGAAGCGCATGGCA GAACGTTTGATGCACTTCCCGACCTGGGTAGATCTTAAAGGGGAAGATGCTGTGCCCGAGACTGTCCACCACGTTGTCGTAACCATTGATCCCAGAACGGATAGTAGCTGGAGCAATCTTCGTCGCCATCTGCAGACTGATGGCGTGCATGTTAAGGATGGCGTACGACCTGGGAACAATACACCTG AGACATTAAGTGAGGCGGTGAAGCTGCTGAAAGGAGAGTACTGCATTAAGGCTATTGACACACACAAAATGGATCAAGCACTAATATTCTGCCGCACTAAGTTGGATTGTGACAATTTAGAGCGCTATTTTAATCAGATCG GAGGAGGGGCCAATAACAGAGGCAATCCATATTCGTGTGTGTGTCTCCATGGTGACCGCAAGCCTAATGAACGCAAAGCGAATCTCCAAAAATTTAAGGATGGTGGAGTGAAGTTCCTTATATGCACTGATGTAGCTGCTCGAGGAATTG ATGTTGGAGGACTGCCATTTATAGTCAATGTGACACTGCCAGATGAGAAGAGCAACTATGTTCATCGTATTGGGCGTGTGGGTAGAGCAGAGAGAATGGGTCTAGCTATCTCCCTTGTTGCTGCTGTGCCAGAGAAG GTGTGGTACCATGGAGAGTGGTGTTCAACTCGTGGGCGTAACTGTTTTAACACGCGGTTGACAACGGAAGGTGGTTGTTGCGTTTGGTACAACGAACCACAG TACCTAGCTGATATTGAAGAGCACTTGGGAGTGACCATCCAGCAGGTCGATCAAGAAATGAAAGTTCCAGTTGACGAATTTGATGGCAAAGTGATTTATGGTGAAAAGAGAGCCAATGTTG GCTCAGGTTATCAGACCCACGTAGAACAGCTTGCTCCAGCTGTACAGGAGTTGGCATGCCTGGAAACTCAGACCCAGGTAATCTATCTTAAAAGGCAGTACGGCAAGGAGTATCCATGGACTCGATAG
- the LOC123768476 gene encoding ATP-dependent RNA helicase Ddx1 isoform X2, giving the protein MYREMGVLPEIAKAVEEMDWTLPTDVQNEAVPLILGGGDVLMAAETGSGKTGAFCLPILQIVWESLKDIQLGKTSKVTKEISPLWLMSFFDRDAGMAVTPDGLRCQSRDPKTWQGARCTKGVTGKGKYYYEAVVSDEGLCRVGWATPQAALDLGTCKSGFGFGGTGKKSNCKQFDDYGESFGLRDVIGCYLNLDAMEMHYSKNGTDLGKAFTLRSEFKNAVFHPAVVLKNAEMSFNFGATEFKHPPKAGYVAVSQASKDCTVSSGVKGGGDKPQKLQNNAPHAVIIEPSRELAEQTLKQVQMFRKHLDNPVVRDLLVVGGIPVKEQIAALNAGVDIVCGTPGRLEDLINTGQLSLQSCKFFVLDEADGLLKQGHERLINNIYNSIPKITSEGKRLQMVVCSATLHSFEVKRMAERLMHFPTWVDLKGEDAVPETVHHVVVTIDPRTDSSWSNLRRHLQTDGVHVKDGVRPGNNTPETLSEAVKLLKGEYCIKAIDTHKMDQALIFCRTKLDCDNLERYFNQIGGGANNRGNPYSCVCLHGDRKPNERKANLQKFKDGGVKFLICTDVAARGIDVGGLPFIVNVTLPDEKSNYVHRIGRVGRAERMGLAISLVAAVPEKVWYHGEWCSTRGRNCFNTRLTTEGGCCVWYNEPQYLADIEEHLGVTIQQVDQEMKVPVDEFDGKVIYGEKRANVGSGYQTHVEQLAPAVQELACLETQTQVIYLKRQYGKEYPWTR; this is encoded by the exons ATGTACCGAG AAATGGGTGTACTCCCAGAAATAGCTAAGGCTGTAGAAGAGATGGATTGGAC GTTGCCAACGGATGTCCAGAATGAGGCAGTCCCACTTATTTTGGGAGGTGGGGATGTGCTCATGGCAGCTGAAACAGGCAGTGGCAAGACTGGTGCTTTCTGTCTTCCCATCCTACAAATTGTCTGGGAATCACTTAAGGATATTCAGCTTGGCAAGACTTCAAAAGTTACTAAAGAAATAT ctcctctctggTTGATGAGCTTCTTTGACCGTGACGCAGGAATGGCTGTGACACCTGATGGCTTGCGGTGCCAGTCACGGGATCCTAAAACATGGCAGGGTGCCCGTTGCACCAAGGGTGTCACTGGCAAGGGAAAATATTACTATGAAGCCGTTGTGTCGGATGAAGGGTTGTGTCGTGTCGGGTGGGCAACTCCTCAG GCAGCATTAGATCTTGGAACATGTAAATCGGGATTTGGATTTGGAGGCACTGGAAAAAAGTCTAATTGCAAGCAGTTTGACGACTATGGTGAATCTTTTGGCCTCAGGGATGTGATTGGTTGCTATCTCAACCTGGATGCCATGGAGATGCATTACAGCAAAAATGGCACTGATTTAGGTAAAGCTTTCACATTACGAAGTGAATTCAAGAATGCTGTCTTCCATCCAGCTGTAGTTTTGAAG AATGCCGAGATGTCTTTCAATTTTGGCGCAACAGAGTTCAAGCACCCACCTAAAGCGGGATACGTAGCAGTGTCTCAGGCCAGCAAGGACTGTACTGTGAGCTCAGGTGTGAAGGGAGGTGGAGACAAGCCACAAAAGCTTCAGAACAATGCTCCACACGCTGTCATTATTGAG CCTTCAAGAGAACTCGCAGAACAGACCCTAAAACAGGTTCAAATGTTTCGTAAACATCTAGATAATCCAGTGGTTCGTGACcttcttgttgttggtggtatacCCGTGAAGGAGCAAATAGCAGCACTCAATGCAGGTGTGGATATTGTTTGTGGTACTCCAGGACGCTTGGAAGATCTTATTAATACCGGACAACTCTCTCTCCAGTCTTGCAAATTCTTTGTGTTGGATGAGGCTGATGGCCTTCTTAAACAG GGCCATGAGCGTCTCATCAATAACATCTACAACTCCATACCCAAAATCACATCTGAAGGCAAGAGACTCCAGATGGTGGTCTGTTCTGCCACCCTACATTCCTTTGAAGTGAAGCGCATGGCA GAACGTTTGATGCACTTCCCGACCTGGGTAGATCTTAAAGGGGAAGATGCTGTGCCCGAGACTGTCCACCACGTTGTCGTAACCATTGATCCCAGAACGGATAGTAGCTGGAGCAATCTTCGTCGCCATCTGCAGACTGATGGCGTGCATGTTAAGGATGGCGTACGACCTGGGAACAATACACCTG AGACATTAAGTGAGGCGGTGAAGCTGCTGAAAGGAGAGTACTGCATTAAGGCTATTGACACACACAAAATGGATCAAGCACTAATATTCTGCCGCACTAAGTTGGATTGTGACAATTTAGAGCGCTATTTTAATCAGATCG GAGGAGGGGCCAATAACAGAGGCAATCCATATTCGTGTGTGTGTCTCCATGGTGACCGCAAGCCTAATGAACGCAAAGCGAATCTCCAAAAATTTAAGGATGGTGGAGTGAAGTTCCTTATATGCACTGATGTAGCTGCTCGAGGAATTG ATGTTGGAGGACTGCCATTTATAGTCAATGTGACACTGCCAGATGAGAAGAGCAACTATGTTCATCGTATTGGGCGTGTGGGTAGAGCAGAGAGAATGGGTCTAGCTATCTCCCTTGTTGCTGCTGTGCCAGAGAAG GTGTGGTACCATGGAGAGTGGTGTTCAACTCGTGGGCGTAACTGTTTTAACACGCGGTTGACAACGGAAGGTGGTTGTTGCGTTTGGTACAACGAACCACAG TACCTAGCTGATATTGAAGAGCACTTGGGAGTGACCATCCAGCAGGTCGATCAAGAAATGAAAGTTCCAGTTGACGAATTTGATGGCAAAGTGATTTATGGTGAAAAGAGAGCCAATGTTG GCTCAGGTTATCAGACCCACGTAGAACAGCTTGCTCCAGCTGTACAGGAGTTGGCATGCCTGGAAACTCAGACCCAGGTAATCTATCTTAAAAGGCAGTACGGCAAGGAGTATCCATGGACTCGATAG
- the LOC123768476 gene encoding ATP-dependent RNA helicase Ddx1 isoform X3, giving the protein MGVLPEIAKAVEEMDWTLPTDVQNEAVPLILGGGDVLMAAETGSGKTGAFCLPILQIVWESLKDIQLGKTSKVTKEISPLWLMSFFDRDAGMAVTPDGLRCQSRDPKTWQGARCTKGVTGKGKYYYEAVVSDEGLCRVGWATPQAALDLGTCKSGFGFGGTGKKSNCKQFDDYGESFGLRDVIGCYLNLDAMEMHYSKNGTDLGKAFTLRSEFKNAVFHPAVVLKNAEMSFNFGATEFKHPPKAGYVAVSQASKDCTVSSGVKGGGDKPQKLQNNAPHAVIIEPSRELAEQTLKQVQMFRKHLDNPVVRDLLVVGGIPVKEQIAALNAGVDIVCGTPGRLEDLINTGQLSLQSCKFFVLDEADGLLKQGHERLINNIYNSIPKITSEGKRLQMVVCSATLHSFEVKRMAERLMHFPTWVDLKGEDAVPETVHHVVVTIDPRTDSSWSNLRRHLQTDGVHVKDGVRPGNNTPETLSEAVKLLKGEYCIKAIDTHKMDQALIFCRTKLDCDNLERYFNQIGGGANNRGNPYSCVCLHGDRKPNERKANLQKFKDGGVKFLICTDVAARGIDVGGLPFIVNVTLPDEKSNYVHRIGRVGRAERMGLAISLVAAVPEKVWYHGEWCSTRGRNCFNTRLTTEGGCCVWYNEPQYLADIEEHLGVTIQQVDQEMKVPVDEFDGKVIYGEKRANVGSGYQTHVEQLAPAVQELACLETQTQVIYLKRQYGKEYPWTR; this is encoded by the exons ATGGGTGTACTCCCAGAAATAGCTAAGGCTGTAGAAGAGATGGATTGGAC GTTGCCAACGGATGTCCAGAATGAGGCAGTCCCACTTATTTTGGGAGGTGGGGATGTGCTCATGGCAGCTGAAACAGGCAGTGGCAAGACTGGTGCTTTCTGTCTTCCCATCCTACAAATTGTCTGGGAATCACTTAAGGATATTCAGCTTGGCAAGACTTCAAAAGTTACTAAAGAAATAT ctcctctctggTTGATGAGCTTCTTTGACCGTGACGCAGGAATGGCTGTGACACCTGATGGCTTGCGGTGCCAGTCACGGGATCCTAAAACATGGCAGGGTGCCCGTTGCACCAAGGGTGTCACTGGCAAGGGAAAATATTACTATGAAGCCGTTGTGTCGGATGAAGGGTTGTGTCGTGTCGGGTGGGCAACTCCTCAG GCAGCATTAGATCTTGGAACATGTAAATCGGGATTTGGATTTGGAGGCACTGGAAAAAAGTCTAATTGCAAGCAGTTTGACGACTATGGTGAATCTTTTGGCCTCAGGGATGTGATTGGTTGCTATCTCAACCTGGATGCCATGGAGATGCATTACAGCAAAAATGGCACTGATTTAGGTAAAGCTTTCACATTACGAAGTGAATTCAAGAATGCTGTCTTCCATCCAGCTGTAGTTTTGAAG AATGCCGAGATGTCTTTCAATTTTGGCGCAACAGAGTTCAAGCACCCACCTAAAGCGGGATACGTAGCAGTGTCTCAGGCCAGCAAGGACTGTACTGTGAGCTCAGGTGTGAAGGGAGGTGGAGACAAGCCACAAAAGCTTCAGAACAATGCTCCACACGCTGTCATTATTGAG CCTTCAAGAGAACTCGCAGAACAGACCCTAAAACAGGTTCAAATGTTTCGTAAACATCTAGATAATCCAGTGGTTCGTGACcttcttgttgttggtggtatacCCGTGAAGGAGCAAATAGCAGCACTCAATGCAGGTGTGGATATTGTTTGTGGTACTCCAGGACGCTTGGAAGATCTTATTAATACCGGACAACTCTCTCTCCAGTCTTGCAAATTCTTTGTGTTGGATGAGGCTGATGGCCTTCTTAAACAG GGCCATGAGCGTCTCATCAATAACATCTACAACTCCATACCCAAAATCACATCTGAAGGCAAGAGACTCCAGATGGTGGTCTGTTCTGCCACCCTACATTCCTTTGAAGTGAAGCGCATGGCA GAACGTTTGATGCACTTCCCGACCTGGGTAGATCTTAAAGGGGAAGATGCTGTGCCCGAGACTGTCCACCACGTTGTCGTAACCATTGATCCCAGAACGGATAGTAGCTGGAGCAATCTTCGTCGCCATCTGCAGACTGATGGCGTGCATGTTAAGGATGGCGTACGACCTGGGAACAATACACCTG AGACATTAAGTGAGGCGGTGAAGCTGCTGAAAGGAGAGTACTGCATTAAGGCTATTGACACACACAAAATGGATCAAGCACTAATATTCTGCCGCACTAAGTTGGATTGTGACAATTTAGAGCGCTATTTTAATCAGATCG GAGGAGGGGCCAATAACAGAGGCAATCCATATTCGTGTGTGTGTCTCCATGGTGACCGCAAGCCTAATGAACGCAAAGCGAATCTCCAAAAATTTAAGGATGGTGGAGTGAAGTTCCTTATATGCACTGATGTAGCTGCTCGAGGAATTG ATGTTGGAGGACTGCCATTTATAGTCAATGTGACACTGCCAGATGAGAAGAGCAACTATGTTCATCGTATTGGGCGTGTGGGTAGAGCAGAGAGAATGGGTCTAGCTATCTCCCTTGTTGCTGCTGTGCCAGAGAAG GTGTGGTACCATGGAGAGTGGTGTTCAACTCGTGGGCGTAACTGTTTTAACACGCGGTTGACAACGGAAGGTGGTTGTTGCGTTTGGTACAACGAACCACAG TACCTAGCTGATATTGAAGAGCACTTGGGAGTGACCATCCAGCAGGTCGATCAAGAAATGAAAGTTCCAGTTGACGAATTTGATGGCAAAGTGATTTATGGTGAAAAGAGAGCCAATGTTG GCTCAGGTTATCAGACCCACGTAGAACAGCTTGCTCCAGCTGTACAGGAGTTGGCATGCCTGGAAACTCAGACCCAGGTAATCTATCTTAAAAGGCAGTACGGCAAGGAGTATCCATGGACTCGATAG